In one window of Methanomassiliicoccales archaeon DNA:
- a CDS encoding presenilin family intramembrane aspartyl protease, whose product MAIIFLSIQMIALLIVPLFPAEYRLFEDPSDVGNPIIYIMILFFITAFLLVLAKFRKRRLMKTIFLGAILIAITTVFFPLFYQLFNDLIISFLIAIIPAAVMVALLVIRPEWYVVNAAAFLMGCGATAILGMSLGILPSILLLVFLAIYDAIAVYGTKHMITLAETVIALDMPAVFIMPKRGHFSLSSLKGNSIIADRSEREALFMGVGDAVIPGILVVSSYVFLPAQVGTITNANLFVSIGSLIGGFCGYLSLAFLTEKGKPQAGLPFLNSGTIIGFVVSYILIFGGFGLGLV is encoded by the coding sequence TGATCGCACTCTTGATTGTGCCATTATTCCCCGCTGAATATAGGCTCTTCGAGGACCCGAGTGATGTAGGCAATCCTATTATATACATAATGATTCTCTTTTTCATAACTGCTTTTTTACTGGTTCTAGCAAAATTTCGCAAGAGGAGGTTGATGAAAACAATTTTTTTGGGGGCAATATTAATTGCGATTACCACTGTCTTTTTTCCGCTATTTTATCAACTATTCAATGACCTTATTATTTCATTCCTGATCGCAATTATTCCAGCGGCAGTAATGGTAGCACTGCTCGTTATACGACCAGAATGGTATGTCGTCAATGCAGCAGCATTTCTTATGGGCTGCGGTGCAACTGCGATTTTGGGGATGTCGCTTGGCATTCTCCCATCAATTCTCCTCCTTGTTTTTTTGGCGATTTATGACGCCATCGCGGTTTATGGGACAAAACACATGATCACATTGGCAGAAACTGTAATCGCATTAGACATGCCAGCAGTCTTTATCATGCCGAAACGGGGTCACTTTTCTTTATCATCTTTGAAGGGTAATTCAATCATAGCTGACCGATCTGAACGAGAAGCCCTTTTCATGGGTGTTGGAGATGCTGTTATCCCGGGTATTCTAGTTGTCTCATCCTACGTTTTTTTGCCAGCTCAGGTTGGAACGATCACAAACGCCAATCTCTTCGTGTCTATTGGTTCCCTGATTGGTGGATTCTGTGGATATCTATCACTCGCTTTTCTCACGGAGAAAGGAAAACCGCAGGCAGGTTTGCCCTTTCTTAATAGTGGTACTATCATTGGGTTCGTTGTCTCCTATATTCTGATCTTTGGGGGTTTTGGACTTGGTTTGGTATGA